TGGTTTGTTTGCAATGCTTTAGAAATGTTTCCCAAAACTCGTTTCTACGCAAACGACGTATTGAACTTGGGGATCTTAAGGGGGAACCCCCTTAACGTCCGGGCGAAAGGGGCGCTAAATGAAGTTTCTAAAGACACTATGAAAATAATATTTGGGAGGTTTAAAAAATGGACAAAATCATAAATGCAGTAGAAACAAATTATAAAAAAGAAGATATCCCTGAAATTAGACCAGGTGATACCGTAAGAGTCAACGTGAAAGTTGTGGAAGGAGAAGGTGAAAGAAAAAGAGAAAGAATCCAACCCTTTGAAGGAATAGTAATAAAAATAAGAGGCGCTGGTCTTGGGCGTTCTTTCACTGTTAGGAAAATAGGTGCGGATAGAGTAGGCGTTGAAAGAATCTTTCCATTTCATTCTCCATCTATAAGCAGCGTAGAGGTCTTGAAAAAAGGTAAAGTTAGAAGGGCTAAACTTTATTACCTGAGGGATGTTAAAGGAAAAATAAGGATTAAAGAGAGGAAGGATTGAGCCTTTTGAAAGAGGCTACTAAGAAAAAAATTAAAGATGAAACCTTAGATTGGATTTACGCCATAATATATGCACTAATATTCGGAACAATTATTAGACTGTACGTGTTTGAAACAATGATGGTTCCCACTCCTTCTATGGTTCCAACAATCCAGGTATACGACAGGTTATTTGTAGAAAAAGTTACTTATGAATTTGCTGAACCAAATAGAGGCTCGATAGTGGTTTTTTGGACACCTTTTGTGGATATCAGGGCACAACAACAGTTACGTGCTTTTGATAAGTTTATGGATTTTTTTGCTCCAGCAAAATTTGAAGGCCATGTAAAATATGTGAAGAGATTGGTGGGGAAACCGGGTGATACCTTGAGATTGGTACCGGTCGAAGAAACTTTTTGGGAAGATATTAAAAATGGTAAAATTCAAAATATTCCCGATTGGTTAGATTTTATTATTGATTATTATGAAAGTGTAGATTATATTCCAACCCAGATAAAAAACAAGGTTTCAAAACTTGAAATAAACGGCGAAATACTACCTGAATTTGAAAATATTTATTATTTAAGAGATGCAATATTTGAAGATCCTAAATTCTTTGATTATATAGCCTATCCTGATAAATACAGTTATGAAATCGCTACATCTGATTTATTTTTTATGTATAAAGATAACTTCACAGGCAGATTGATACCAGCAAAACCCACTATTGAATGGTACAAAGAAATGAGAGATACACTCTTATTTACTGATTTTTATGAAAACGAACTTTCAAAATTGGATTTACCTTCTTTAATATTCAAAGATGAAAAAGGCCTCGTAAATGTGAAAATTCCAGAAGGATACTATTTCTTCATGGGTGATAATACACTGGAAAGTCAAGATAGCCGCTTTTTTGGATTTGTTCCTGTTGAGAACGTAATTGGAACAACTTTTTTAAGAATTTATCCGTTTGACAGATTTGGAAAGATATAGCTAACCCTATCAAAAAAACCGCCAAAAGGCGGTTTTTTAAGTTTAAAACTGGCGGAGACGGTGGGACTCGAACCCACACGGGGTGTAACCCCATCGGTTTTCAAGACCGACGCCTTAGCCAATTAGGCTACGTCTCCACCAATATGAACGAAATGCACAACCCAAAAGAATTATACCATATAAGGAGCGTTTTGTCAATGAAAGAACTGGATGAAAAGGCTGAGAAAATTAATAAATACATTGATATGTTAATTAACTACCCTGTAAATTTAACCGCTTATGCAAGCGAAAAAGACGCCTACGAAAACCTTATTTTAGATAGTATAATTTCTATAGAGGCAGAAGACAGCTTTCTAAATTCAAAAAGGGTTGTAGATATAGGAACCGGCGGAGGTATACCTGGTTTAGTATGGGCTATATACTTCCCAGAAAAAGAATTTTACCTAGTAGACAGCATATCAAAAAAGATACAGGCTTTGAAAATTTTTATAAAAGAGCTAAAATTAACTAACGTTTATTTGTTCTGTGAAAGAGCAGAGGATTTTGCAAAAACCCATAGAGAATATTTTGACTTTGCCACATGTAAAGCGTTAGCCAGAAGTGATATTGCATTAGAATATTTGACACCACTCGTGAAAGTAAATGGCTTTATATCTCTATTCAAAGGCCCATCATACTTCAAAAATGAGAAAAAATATACACAAAACGTGTTGAAAAAGCTGAATATAGCTGAGTTTAAAGAAATCGAATACGAAATTGGAGAAGACAAGAAGAAAAGGTATTTTATACTTTTTAAAAAAATTGGAACAACCCCCCAAAACTTTCCGAGGCAAGTAGGGATTCCAAAAAAATTTCCTTTAGGAGAAATCAAATGATAAAAATAATTGTTGACGAACCTTATGAGGGTTCTATGAATATGGCATTGGATATATCCATAGCCAAACTAAGTACAATTAGAAAAATTTCTACTTTAAGGATCTACCAATGGAAATACCCCACCTTATCCCTTGGGAAACATCAAAAAACGAACAACCTAAACTGGGAGTTTATAAAAAGTAACAATATTTCTATTGTAAGAAGACCCTCAGGTGGGAGAGCGGTTTTACATAATAATGAAATAACCTATTCATTTTCAACTTTTGTTAGCAACAAAAACTTACCAAATAATCTACTTGCCAGCTACATGAAAATCTCTCAAGCGTTAATAAGATCGTTACACGCATTAGGAATAGAAGCGGATCTTGAAAGGTCAAAAAAAGAAGGAGTAACCAAAGACCTTTGCTATGACGCCCCTTCATTTTATGAGGTGAAAGTTAACGGAAAGAAACTAATTGGAAGTGCCCAATACAGAACGGCAAATTTCATTCTCCAACATGGTTCAATTCCAATTAAGCATGATTATGAAACCTACATTAATTCTTTTAAATACTCTCATACTGATTGGATAAAACGGCATTTAATTAGTTCTACTATCGATTTAGAAACAATTTTAAAAAAACCTATTTCAAAGATAGAAATAGTCAGAGCTTTTGAAATAGGTTTTAAATCAGTCTTCAAAGAAGAAATATCAGAAGGCTTTTTAGAACAAGAAGAAATAATTCTTGCACAAAAAATGAAAAATAATTTTATCGTTCTGGAGGAAAAGAATTAACAATTTGGTTCACCAATGGCTTTAAACTTTGTTGAGTCAATAGATTAGCATATTCAACATTTATCCATTCTTTAATCCATTTCTCAGCGTTTGATTCAGGAATTAATTTATCCTTTTTAAATAGGTCATCATCTTGGGCAGAGTTCAATATCTTTGCAAAGATATCCGACACAAAAGCTTCAGTCGCGTCTCTTACGCCTATTTCATTATAATTTATACCAGATACATTAAATGCAGGCCCAATTATGTTTGCCATTTACATCACCACCAAGTCAGCATATATGTAAGCTTGAGCGCTTTGAATAATTGCAATTATATCTTGAGGAGTTGCTCCAGCCGTTTTCAAAGCTGTAATCAAATTTGAAACCGTTGCAGGTTTTCCACTTATTTTCCCGTTTTCAACACTTACACTGAAGTTACCATAACTAACGGTGAAATCTGCTATTTCAACATCTCCTCCAAGAACTATTGTTCCTGTTTTTTCGTTGATTACTATCTTGGCTTTTACATCGGGAGTAATCTCTATCTCTTCAATTAAAGCTAAAAAAGATATGATATCCTCTTCAAAATATTTTGGAACTTCTATTCTAATCGAAGATGGATCAAGAGCTTTTGCTATTTTTAATGAAAAAGTTGAATTTATTGCGTTGGCAACTCTCGCCGATGTTGTTATATCTGGTTGTTTCAAGTTGATAGTTACCGTATTTTCATTTACAATCTGTGCAGGAATTTCTTTCTCTATAATTGCCCCTTCAGGGATATAACCAACAACTTTGTATCTGTCTTGTAGGTTAGATGATGAACGGATATTGGCTCCACCAGTTAAGACATTCCCTTGTGCAACAGCATACACTTTATTATCAGCACCATAAAGAGGTGTTTGCATTAAGACTCCATTTTCAATTGAATCAGAATCTCCTATGGCAGCTACAGTAACGTCTAATCTCATACCTTCCTTGTAAAAAGAAGGTATATCAGCAAAGACCATAACAAGCGCTGTATTTTCTGTTTCTACATAAGAGGTAAGATTGATGTTAAAATTAGCCAGCATATTGTTTATCATCTCAGAGGGTACATCCCCTGAATCACCGCTACCATCTAAACCCGTAACTAAACCGATTCCAAATAATTGATTGTCCCTTGCACCTCTGAAATTAGATATATCTTTTATTCTAACTCCAGCAAAGGCATATATATTAACAATTAAAATTAATAAAAAGGTGACAAATAAATTTTTTCTCATTTTGACTCCCTTCTAAAAGAATATATTTGCTATTCCTGAAAGTATAGACGTTAACCATGATGGTTCGCTAGGATCCTGCTGGAAAACTATATCTCCATCGTACCAAATTTTTGCATTCGCTAAACTAGAAGAGTAAATAGTTCCATCTTTTGCAATGTTTTTTGGAGAAACGTAGCCTTCAACAATCATAGTATTTCTGTTGTTACCCACCTTAATTTCCTTTTCTCCTCTAATTTTTAAAAGTCCGTTTTGGTCCTCTTCTTGGATTATTGCGGATACAAATAGTTGAACCTCTGCAGAAGAAGAGGCACTTTTTTGATCATTTTGTACACTAACCTGCGTTGGATCTCCAGCCCCTATGGGCAAAAAATTGGATAAATCTACCCCTCCTATATTTGTAACTACTGAGTTAACCGTATCAACAGACGCTTTTTTATAATCAGGCATACTTTCAGATAAAGAGAGGGAAGGATTTTCAGAAACGACAATGGTTACCACATCTCCTACCCCAAAATCCTGGTTATAGTTGTAAATAGAATTACCTTCTTCATCATTCTTATTCCACAATGATTCAGAGAAACCAAGGCTCGCTAAAACTAGAAAAATCAAGAAAAAAATAAAAACTTTTGATAACTTTATATCAGTCATTTTTGAGAACCTCCTAAACTAACCTGAAGTATTGGACCTTCTTTTAGTTTACCGGTTATTATGTTCCCGTTTTCAACATTCCTAACGCTCAAAGTATCTCCAAAATTTGCATTTGTCATAGCCCTCGCCAAAGTAGAAACCGTGATACCCTCAAATTCTACTAAAACCGTTACAATGTCTCCAGCTTTAACGTCAGGTATACGTCTGAGATAAGTTGCATCAGCTATTTCGCCTTTTTTTACATCTTTGGTTAATTCATAACTTCCAGATCTTATTAATTCTATATCTACAGGTTTAATGTTGATGGTTAGAACATTTTTAGTAGCTGGTTCTGTTAATTCTTCATTCAACGTTGTTCCTCTGGTTAAATCTTTGGAGTATACAAGTATTTCTTCACATTTCGATACATTAGCAATAACTGTAAGTGTCTTTTGATTGTTTTTGTCATCTTTTACGTTCAAACTTATATACAACTTATCGTAGCTTTGAAAGATCCTTATTACTTCTGCCGATAAAACCTTTTCAGGAAGAACCTTTAGATCTATACTATTCACTGTCAAAGAATTGTCGTACTCTTTTATCTTTTGCTGTAAAAAAATTTCTAAATCAATGTACTGAACATCTATATCTTTATTATCGTTTTTGTATATAACCGTGACCGTACTTTCTTCAAAAACAAGGTCAAAATCGCTGTAATAACTACTCATTAAACCGTACAAAATTTTAGAAAGCTCTTTTTCAGAATAAATTATCTTCTCATTAACTATATAAGAGATCGTCCTATCTGACTTCATTTCAGGGAATATATCTTTAAGAGAAAAAATCCAATCTTCACTGAATATAACGGAGGGAACTGTAAAAACTATGCTCGAAAAAACAATTGATGATACAAACAACATCATAGAAAAAAATATAATTCTGATTAATCGTGTCAAAGTCATCAACTCCCTTCCATTTAACAACCACCATCAAAAAAACTCAAGGGAGATTACGGTTTATCTCTTAACATTTGAAACGGTTCTCAACATTTCATCAGCGGTTGTGATAGTTTTAGAATTAATGTCGTAAGCTCTTTGTGCAACTATCATATCTACCATTTCTTTAACAACATCGACGTTGGATTTTTCTAAATAACCTTGTTGTAAAGCTCCAAATCCATCTTGACCAGGTATCCCTTCCGTTGGATTACCGGAAGCTGGCGTTTCAGAATATAAGTTATTACCTATGGGTTTTAACCCCCCAGGGTTTAAAAATCTCACAGTAGTGAGATTCCCTACATTTTGAATCGTTCCATCTCCCAAAGAAACACTTACTATTCCATCCGGAGAAACGTTTATTCCCACAGCATTTTGAGGAATCACTATATTTGGAATAACCATCAATCCATCACTAGTAGTAAGTCTACCGTTGGCATCCAATTTAAAAGAACCATCCCTAGTATAGGCTATACTTCCATCTTGCATCTGAACCTGAAAAAATCCGTCTCCCATGATTGCTATATCGGTAGAATTGTCTGTTGGTTCTATGTTTCCTAATGTGAAGATCCGTGTTGTTGCAGCCAAGCGTGTACCATGACCTACATAAAGACCTGTTGGTAAGGTTGAACCCTGGGCAGTTGGAGTACCTGCTTCTTTTACAGACGAGTATAACAAATCTTGAAACTCTGCTCTCTGCTTTTTATATCCTGTTGTATCAACGTTTGCAAGATTGTTTGAAATGATATCTAACTTTCTTTGTTCAGCATTCATACCGGTTGCAGCGTTATACAAAGACACTAACATAATTTACCCCTCCATTTAAAAATCTTTATAATTATCTAAATTAGTTAAAAGTTTGAAGTTATTTCAATAAGCTTTGCGTTGAGTGAATCTCCTGTTGATACTGCTTTTTGTAGAATATCAAACTTTCTATTTGCTTCGATCATCTTAATCATCTCATTTAGGGCATCAACGTTTGAACCCTCAAGAAACCCTTGTTTCACATAGAAGTTATCTGCTTGTCCTATCTCTTCTCCCGTGAAATAATTTTCACCGTATTTATTCAAATTCTCTACATTTAGGATGTTTAATCTTATGTTTGTTCCCGATATATTACCTTCTTCATCCACAAAAAAATTATCTGGATTTATACGTATAGGGTTATTTTCTTCATCTAACACGTAATCACCGCTTTTTGTGACAAGATAATTTTCAGGACTTAAAGAAAATTCACCATTTCGTGTGTAAAAGTAGTTACCGTTTCTCTCTATTTTAAAAAAGCCGTCGCCTTCTATTGCAAAATCTAACTTTCCGTTTGTTTCAATTAAAGATCCTTGTTCGAGATTTGGAATTACCTCGTCCAAAATAACCGAACTATAAATGTTCCCTATCGGTTCGCCTTTTCCTTGTGCATTTTGATATGATCTAATCTCTTTTTCGTATACACTTTTAAATAGGTTAAAATCCTTTTTGTAACCTACAGTGTTAAGATTAGCCAAATTGTTGGAAATAGAGTTCAATTCAGCAAAAGAGTTGAGCATGCCAGCCGTTGCATTGTATATTCCTCTCATTTTATTTCCTCCTGGTGGATGGTTCTAATTTACTTGTACTTTGTTTAATAATTCTATGTCTTCCAACAAAATTCCTGTACCTTTTGCACAAGTAAGATGTGGATCTTCCGGAATGTACGTTCTTACGCCAGTTTGCTCTGATATTAATTTATCCAATCCTCTTAGTCTCGCCACCCCTCCAACAACTATAAGTCCATTTTGCATTATATCCGCTGCTAATTCTGGAGGAGTTTTTTCTAAAATATTTTTTATTTTATTTATTATTTCATTTAATATTGGTTTGATTGCGTAGAAAATATCGTCCGAAGTTAGTTTTAAATTCGAAGGAAGCCCTGTTTTGATGTTCTGCCCTTTAACTTCCATTTCAAGATTTTCTTCTTGAGAAAAAGCCTTGCCTATGTCGATTTTCAACCTTTCAGCGGTAGTTTCACCAATCAAGAATTTATATCGTCTTTTAGTATATTTAATTATTTCTTGATCCATGGCTTCACCTGCGACTTTTATCGTTTCACTTATGACACAGCCTCCCAAACTCAAAATCGCTAAGTCTGTGGTGCCTCCTCCTATATCGATTACCATATGACCATTAGGTTCTGTGATATCTATTCCACTACCTATAGCAGCAGCTAAAGGTTCACTTATAAGAAATACTTTAGAAGCGCCAATCCTACTCCCCGCCTCTTTAACCGCCCTTCTTTCAACGTCTGTAGTTAAAGCAGGTATCCCTATGATTAATCGTGGTTTGTACATATTAAAACCTTTGGATTTGGCTTTTTTGACGAAATATCTCAATACTTCCTCTATGATGCTAGGATCCGTAATAACCCCATCCTGCACGGGCCTAATAATTTGTATTTGACTAGGAGTTTTTCCAACCATATCTTTTGCTTCTTTTCCTATTGCCAACATCTTTTTTTTACTCTTATCAACTGC
This genomic window from Petrotoga mexicana DSM 14811 contains:
- a CDS encoding flagellar basal body P-ring protein FlgI, encoding MRKNLFVTFLLILIVNIYAFAGVRIKDISNFRGARDNQLFGIGLVTGLDGSGDSGDVPSEMINNMLANFNINLTSYVETENTALVMVFADIPSFYKEGMRLDVTVAAIGDSDSIENGVLMQTPLYGADNKVYAVAQGNVLTGGANIRSSSNLQDRYKVVGYIPEGAIIEKEIPAQIVNENTVTINLKQPDITTSARVANAINSTFSLKIAKALDPSSIRIEVPKYFEEDIISFLALIEEIEITPDVKAKIVINEKTGTIVLGGDVEIADFTVSYGNFSVSVENGKISGKPATVSNLITALKTAGATPQDIIAIIQSAQAYIYADLVVM
- a CDS encoding flagellar basal body L-ring protein FlgH produces the protein MTDIKLSKVFIFFLIFLVLASLGFSESLWNKNDEEGNSIYNYNQDFGVGDVVTIVVSENPSLSLSESMPDYKKASVDTVNSVVTNIGGVDLSNFLPIGAGDPTQVSVQNDQKSASSSAEVQLFVSAIIQEEDQNGLLKIRGEKEIKVGNNRNTMIVEGYVSPKNIAKDGTIYSSSLANAKIWYDGDIVFQQDPSEPSWLTSILSGIANIFF
- the lepB gene encoding signal peptidase I, encoding MSLLKEATKKKIKDETLDWIYAIIYALIFGTIIRLYVFETMMVPTPSMVPTIQVYDRLFVEKVTYEFAEPNRGSIVVFWTPFVDIRAQQQLRAFDKFMDFFAPAKFEGHVKYVKRLVGKPGDTLRLVPVEETFWEDIKNGKIQNIPDWLDFIIDYYESVDYIPTQIKNKVSKLEINGEILPEFENIYYLRDAIFEDPKFFDYIAYPDKYSYEIATSDLFFMYKDNFTGRLIPAKPTIEWYKEMRDTLLFTDFYENELSKLDLPSLIFKDEKGLVNVKIPEGYYFFMGDNTLESQDSRFFGFVPVENVIGTTFLRIYPFDRFGKI
- the flgA gene encoding flagellar basal body P-ring formation chaperone FlgA: MTLTRLIRIIFFSMMLFVSSIVFSSIVFTVPSVIFSEDWIFSLKDIFPEMKSDRTISYIVNEKIIYSEKELSKILYGLMSSYYSDFDLVFEESTVTVIYKNDNKDIDVQYIDLEIFLQQKIKEYDNSLTVNSIDLKVLPEKVLSAEVIRIFQSYDKLYISLNVKDDKNNQKTLTVIANVSKCEEILVYSKDLTRGTTLNEELTEPATKNVLTINIKPVDIELIRSGSYELTKDVKKGEIADATYLRRIPDVKAGDIVTVLVEFEGITVSTLARAMTNANFGDTLSVRNVENGNIITGKLKEGPILQVSLGGSQK
- the rplS gene encoding 50S ribosomal protein L19, translating into MDKIINAVETNYKKEDIPEIRPGDTVRVNVKVVEGEGERKRERIQPFEGIVIKIRGAGLGRSFTVRKIGADRVGVERIFPFHSPSISSVEVLKKGKVRRAKLYYLRDVKGKIRIKERKD
- the flgG gene encoding flagellar basal-body rod protein FlgG, which gives rise to MLVSLYNAATGMNAEQRKLDIISNNLANVDTTGYKKQRAEFQDLLYSSVKEAGTPTAQGSTLPTGLYVGHGTRLAATTRIFTLGNIEPTDNSTDIAIMGDGFFQVQMQDGSIAYTRDGSFKLDANGRLTTSDGLMVIPNIVIPQNAVGINVSPDGIVSVSLGDGTIQNVGNLTTVRFLNPGGLKPIGNNLYSETPASGNPTEGIPGQDGFGALQQGYLEKSNVDVVKEMVDMIVAQRAYDINSKTITTADEMLRTVSNVKR
- a CDS encoding rod shape-determining protein — its product is MAKSDLGIDLGTATFVVYQRGQGIILEEPSVVAVDKSKKKMLAIGKEAKDMVGKTPSQIQIIRPVQDGVITDPSIIEEVLRYFVKKAKSKGFNMYKPRLIIGIPALTTDVERRAVKEAGSRIGASKVFLISEPLAAAIGSGIDITEPNGHMVIDIGGGTTDLAILSLGGCVISETIKVAGEAMDQEIIKYTKRRYKFLIGETTAERLKIDIGKAFSQEENLEMEVKGQNIKTGLPSNLKLTSDDIFYAIKPILNEIINKIKNILEKTPPELAADIMQNGLIVVGGVARLRGLDKLISEQTGVRTYIPEDPHLTCAKGTGILLEDIELLNKVQVN
- a CDS encoding flagellar hook-basal body protein — encoded protein: MRGIYNATAGMLNSFAELNSISNNLANLNTVGYKKDFNLFKSVYEKEIRSYQNAQGKGEPIGNIYSSVILDEVIPNLEQGSLIETNGKLDFAIEGDGFFKIERNGNYFYTRNGEFSLSPENYLVTKSGDYVLDEENNPIRINPDNFFVDEEGNISGTNIRLNILNVENLNKYGENYFTGEEIGQADNFYVKQGFLEGSNVDALNEMIKMIEANRKFDILQKAVSTGDSLNAKLIEITSNF
- a CDS encoding lipoate--protein ligase family protein, encoding MIKIIVDEPYEGSMNMALDISIAKLSTIRKISTLRIYQWKYPTLSLGKHQKTNNLNWEFIKSNNISIVRRPSGGRAVLHNNEITYSFSTFVSNKNLPNNLLASYMKISQALIRSLHALGIEADLERSKKEGVTKDLCYDAPSFYEVKVNGKKLIGSAQYRTANFILQHGSIPIKHDYETYINSFKYSHTDWIKRHLISSTIDLETILKKPISKIEIVRAFEIGFKSVFKEEISEGFLEQEEIILAQKMKNNFIVLEEKN
- the rsmG gene encoding 16S rRNA (guanine(527)-N(7))-methyltransferase RsmG; the protein is MKELDEKAEKINKYIDMLINYPVNLTAYASEKDAYENLILDSIISIEAEDSFLNSKRVVDIGTGGGIPGLVWAIYFPEKEFYLVDSISKKIQALKIFIKELKLTNVYLFCERAEDFAKTHREYFDFATCKALARSDIALEYLTPLVKVNGFISLFKGPSYFKNEKKYTQNVLKKLNIAEFKEIEYEIGEDKKKRYFILFKKIGTTPQNFPRQVGIPKKFPLGEIK